In Helianthus annuus cultivar XRQ/B chromosome 9, HanXRQr2.0-SUNRISE, whole genome shotgun sequence, the following are encoded in one genomic region:
- the LOC110878777 gene encoding cell division cycle-associated 7-like protein: protein MGRFPAKIDYENIRNARISENQARLASLGLQKTISELRSMTTPVKSPKRKYVKADCSSAPLRRSNRLKQVNPSSPDGLIPVRRSLRLPSDLSPKSPNGEEKEKRPANAPYVDVSLCYSPEVSSETRCRSKGRGSVYDPVFGICCHFCRQKKLCGEEDCKRCNDLDVDQPCLGKTDCSVCHSTNGVLCRACLKVRYGEEMEEVRENKQWKCPHCIEEEGTRPYWICNSSLCLKKRKMVPTGIAIFRARELGYDSVAHLMMDELQRRAEKV, encoded by the exons ATGGGAAGGTTTCCGGCCAAAATCGACTACGAAAACATCCGAAATGCTCGCATATCCGAAAACCAG GCTCGCTTGGCTTCCTTAGGGCTGCAAAAGACGATATCTGAGCTGCGATCGATGACAACTCCGGTTAAATCACCGAAGAGGAAATATGTTAAGGCTGATTGCAGTAGTGCTCCTCTTCGTCGATCCAACCGGTTGAAACAAGTAAACCCTAGCTCACCCGACGGCTTGATTCCTGTCCGTCGGTCTCTCCGACTTCCTTCGGATCTGTCCCCCAAGTCCCCAAACG gtgaagagaaagagaagaggcCTGCTAATGCGCCTTATGTGGATGTGAGCCTGTGTTATTCTCCTGAAGTTTCGTCGGAAACACGATGTAGGAGCAAAGGAAGAGGGAGTGTTTATGATCCTGTTTTTGGGATTTGCTGTCATTTTTGCAG GCAAAAGAAGTTGTGtggtgaagaagattgtaaacgGTGCAATGACCTTGATGTTGATCAACCATGCCTAG GTAAGACCGATTGCTCAGTGTGTCATTCGACCAACGGTGTACTTTGTCGAGCTTGCCTTAAGGTCAGGTATGGTGAAG AAATGGAAGAAGTGAGAGAAAACAAGCAATGGAAGTGTCCTCACTGCATAGAAGAAGAAGGAACCAGACCTTATTGGATATGTAACAG CTCTTTGTGCTTGAAGAAGCGAAAGATGGTGCCAACTGGTATTGCTATATTCAGAG CTCGGGAGTTGGGTTATGACTCAGTCGCACATCTTATGATGGATGAACTTCAACGACGAGCTGAAAAAGTATGA